From Solidesulfovibrio carbinoliphilus subsp. oakridgensis, the proteins below share one genomic window:
- a CDS encoding PEP/pyruvate-binding domain-containing protein — translation MAKTDAKDKPRQEDATSATPKRAAIDTTTTLILTGADIVAIGEEAEILVGGKNYNTALISQIAGIRAPQFRAMSSVVFHRVLDETKVNAALIREVVNDGYRRVNWNDEDVNSDPEYLKNLVRDLADEARARAVDAPGTTIKLRTFVNNVVEGFATSPEGIDQLRKRSVLVQVAILSVDMPAEVREAVSNAYNDICREAGLEDVPVAVRSSAAGEDSRKKAFAGLQDTYLNIVGAAQCVRAYQWDCASAYNLRSMTYRREAILDAVALAEQTGDNSIAETAKQEWAIENTSLSVCIMRMINPVISGTAFAADTATGCRGTSRNDLVSIDASYGLGEAVVGGMVTPDKLFVFQRDDGSEVVIRNMGYKDKKIVYDDKEGGTKLVKVSDEEAYRWALSLAQAEEVARGVRAISAAYGGCIMDTEFCIDQSDRLWFVQARPETRWNEELERHPDTIFMRRMEVDKKAVAAAEVILEGNGASRGAGQGMVRFLRSALELNKIQKGDILAAERTDPDMVPGMRIASAILADAGGDTSHAAITSRELGIPAIIGIQRAETLRSLDGQYVTVDGSRGCVYRGLLPLEEVGGEMDLSKLPPTKTKVGLILADVGQALFLSRLRNVSDFEVGLLRAEFMLGNIGVHPQALEAYDNGTLPLLLESKVKELDAKLTKVVREQLAAGYINVQIKLRSYVGLITGLAGELDALADHAGARGTDEVMAVHRQIRDLEKRLDHHLEEVTRRLDLLKTSADLKTHVAIILGYWDELQEKAVDPDAIKRRYEIKARIDERAAAVAEEPIITDTLAKIAAMRQEVARQVGIKGQIDDLNGLLDKIRKQLFSRGFRSGKELYVQTLSQGLGLFAMAFHGKPILYRTTDFKSNEYRNLLGGSLFEALEDNPMLGYRGVSRNIHDWEIESFKLARGIFGGKNLHIMLPFVRTVEEATSMKRYLERVHKLHSGDEGLKMFIMSEIPSNAILAKQFIQEFDGFSIGSNDMTQMVLGTDRDNPALRHIYDEEDPAVVWALLVTIFAGQKYGKKVGFCGQGVSNSVILRGLVAIAGIVCASVVPDTYYRTKFDMAHVEAEDIPVSRLGEWLNLQHLEHLKKVLQENKYEHIAKKYDTGADIKDWYDGELTRLAEQLRENLESPKANFYRQEMETFRRLFHKPVLYATWDWPSTVFDALRQAGFDSYKEQAEALASQRIKKW, via the coding sequence ATGGCCAAGACCGACGCCAAAGACAAGCCGCGCCAGGAGGACGCCACGTCCGCCACGCCGAAACGCGCGGCCATCGATACGACGACGACGCTTATCCTGACCGGAGCCGACATTGTTGCCATCGGCGAGGAAGCCGAGATCCTCGTTGGCGGAAAGAACTACAATACCGCGCTGATAAGCCAGATCGCGGGCATCCGGGCCCCCCAGTTCCGGGCCATGTCCTCCGTGGTCTTCCACCGGGTGCTCGATGAGACCAAGGTCAACGCGGCGCTGATCCGGGAAGTGGTCAACGACGGCTACCGCCGGGTCAACTGGAACGACGAGGACGTCAACAGCGATCCGGAATACCTGAAAAACCTCGTGCGCGACCTGGCCGACGAGGCCCGGGCCCGGGCCGTGGACGCCCCGGGCACCACCATCAAGCTGCGCACCTTTGTCAACAACGTGGTCGAGGGCTTCGCCACCTCTCCCGAAGGCATCGACCAACTGCGCAAGCGTTCCGTCCTGGTCCAGGTGGCCATCCTGTCCGTGGACATGCCGGCCGAAGTCCGCGAAGCCGTGTCCAACGCCTACAACGACATCTGCCGCGAAGCCGGCCTCGAGGACGTGCCCGTGGCCGTGCGTTCCTCGGCGGCGGGCGAGGACAGCCGCAAGAAGGCCTTCGCCGGCCTGCAGGACACCTACTTGAACATCGTCGGCGCGGCCCAGTGCGTGCGCGCCTACCAGTGGGACTGCGCCTCGGCCTACAACCTGCGCTCCATGACCTACCGCCGCGAGGCCATTCTCGACGCCGTGGCCCTGGCCGAGCAGACCGGCGACAATTCCATCGCCGAGACCGCCAAGCAGGAATGGGCCATCGAGAACACCTCGCTGTCCGTGTGCATCATGCGGATGATAAACCCCGTCATCTCCGGCACCGCCTTTGCCGCGGACACCGCCACCGGCTGCCGGGGCACCTCCCGCAACGACCTGGTGTCCATCGACGCCAGCTACGGGCTCGGCGAGGCCGTGGTCGGCGGCATGGTCACCCCGGACAAGCTTTTCGTCTTCCAGCGCGACGACGGCTCCGAAGTCGTCATCCGCAACATGGGCTACAAGGACAAGAAGATCGTCTACGACGACAAGGAAGGCGGCACCAAGCTGGTGAAGGTCTCGGACGAGGAGGCCTACCGCTGGGCCTTGTCCCTGGCCCAGGCCGAGGAGGTGGCCCGGGGCGTTCGGGCCATCAGCGCGGCCTACGGCGGCTGCATCATGGACACGGAGTTCTGCATCGACCAGTCCGACCGCCTCTGGTTCGTCCAGGCCCGGCCCGAGACGCGGTGGAACGAGGAACTCGAACGCCATCCGGACACCATCTTCATGCGCCGCATGGAAGTGGACAAAAAGGCCGTGGCCGCGGCCGAAGTGATCCTCGAGGGCAACGGCGCCTCGCGCGGCGCCGGCCAGGGCATGGTCCGGTTCCTGCGCTCCGCCCTTGAGCTCAACAAGATCCAGAAGGGCGACATCCTGGCCGCCGAGCGCACGGACCCCGACATGGTGCCCGGCATGCGCATCGCCTCGGCCATCCTGGCCGACGCCGGCGGCGACACCAGCCACGCGGCCATCACCTCCCGCGAACTGGGCATCCCGGCCATTATCGGCATCCAGCGGGCCGAGACCCTGCGCTCCCTGGACGGCCAGTACGTGACCGTCGACGGGTCGCGCGGCTGCGTCTACCGGGGGCTTTTGCCGCTGGAGGAAGTCGGCGGCGAGATGGACCTCTCAAAGCTGCCCCCGACCAAGACCAAGGTCGGCCTGATTCTCGCGGACGTGGGACAGGCTCTCTTCCTCTCCCGGCTGCGAAACGTTTCGGACTTCGAGGTCGGGCTCCTGCGGGCCGAATTCATGCTCGGCAACATCGGCGTCCACCCCCAGGCCCTCGAAGCCTACGACAACGGCACCCTGCCGCTCCTTCTCGAAAGCAAGGTCAAGGAGCTCGACGCCAAACTGACCAAGGTCGTGCGCGAGCAGCTGGCCGCCGGCTACATCAACGTCCAGATCAAGCTTCGCAGCTACGTCGGCCTCATCACGGGCCTGGCCGGCGAGCTCGACGCCCTGGCCGACCACGCCGGGGCCCGGGGCACCGACGAGGTCATGGCCGTGCACCGCCAGATCCGCGACCTGGAGAAAAGGCTCGACCACCACCTGGAAGAGGTCACCCGCCGGCTCGATCTCCTCAAAACCTCGGCCGACCTCAAGACCCACGTGGCCATCATCCTCGGCTACTGGGACGAGCTCCAGGAAAAGGCGGTCGACCCGGACGCGATCAAGCGCCGCTACGAGATCAAGGCCCGCATCGACGAGCGGGCGGCGGCCGTGGCCGAAGAGCCCATCATCACCGACACCCTGGCCAAGATCGCGGCCATGCGTCAGGAAGTGGCCCGGCAGGTCGGCATCAAGGGCCAGATCGACGACCTCAACGGCCTGCTCGACAAGATCCGCAAGCAGCTCTTCTCGCGCGGGTTCCGCAGCGGCAAGGAGCTCTACGTCCAGACCCTGTCCCAGGGACTCGGGCTTTTCGCCATGGCCTTCCACGGCAAGCCGATCCTCTACCGGACCACGGATTTCAAGTCCAACGAGTACCGGAACCTGCTCGGCGGCAGCCTCTTCGAGGCCCTGGAAGACAACCCCATGCTCGGCTACCGGGGCGTCTCCCGCAACATCCACGACTGGGAAATCGAGTCGTTCAAGCTCGCGCGCGGCATCTTCGGCGGCAAGAACCTGCACATCATGCTGCCCTTCGTCCGGACCGTGGAAGAAGCCACGTCCATGAAGCGCTACCTCGAACGGGTGCACAAGCTGCATTCCGGCGACGAGGGGCTCAAGATGTTCATCATGTCCGAGATCCCGAGCAACGCCATCCTGGCCAAGCAGTTCATCCAGGAGTTCGACGGCTTCTCCATCGGCTCCAACGACATGACCCAGATGGTGCTCGGCACCGACCGCGACAATCCGGCCCTGCGCCACATCTACGACGAAGAGGACCCGGCCGTGGTCTGGGCCCTGCTCGTCACCATCTTCGCCGGCCAGAAGTACGGCAAGAAGGTGGGCTTCTGCGGCCAGGGCGTGTCCAACAGCGTCATCCTGCGGGGGCTCGTGGCCATCGCCGGCATTGTCTGCGCCTCGGTCGTGCCCGACACCTACTACCGGACCAAGTTCGACATGGCCCATGTCGAGGCCGAGGACATCCCGGTCAGCCGCCTTGGCGAATGGCTCAATCTCCAGCACCTGGAACACCTGAAAAAGGTCCTCCAGGAAAACAAGTACGAGCACATCGCCAAGAAGTACGATACCGGGGCGGACATCAAGGACTGGTACGACGGCGAACTGACCCGTCTGGCCGAGCAGCTCCGGGAAAACCTGGAGAGCCCCAAGGCCAACTTCTACCGCCAGGAGATGGAGACGTTCCGTCGTCTCTTCCACAAGCCCGTGCTCTACGCCACCTGGGATTGGCCGAGCACGGTCTTCGACGCCCTGCGCCAGGCCGGGTTCGACTCCTACAAGGAGCAGGCCGAGGCCCTGGCCAGCCAGCGCATCAAGAAGTGGTGA
- a CDS encoding pyruvate carboxylase yields MIAKTFLEVLSEVEGKKILVANRGISARRVLRSIRERLRAIPVLTVTDVDMTSPATAGAHELITLGADSRAYLDIDGIIKKAKAHGVVAIHPGWGFASEDAEFPRKCAEAGIIFIGSSAEAMQSLGNKVDVRRLAMGLGIPVVPGSEGSVTIPEARAIAAKIGFPIMLKAEGGGGGRGIYEIYSEAQLESAFSKASAMAQASFGNPRLFVEKLLTSVRHIEIQVAADMHGNVFAFDERDCSVQRNHQKLVEITPSPWRGMTDELRQRLKDYSERLVRETGYYSLATVEFLVDADGEPYLIEVNTRLQVEHGITECRYGVDLVEEQINIAFGGKLRFNCGDTRPFLHAMQLRINCEDPKRNFTPNAGLIARYLSPGGQGIRLDSCLSAGYEFPTQYDSAGALLISYGRNWPKVVAVMERALREYIIGGLKTTIPFHRQILRNEDFVKGEFDTKFIAQNPILLDYLDEEPEALRLSCLVAEISARGYNPHVMLDRYRGREDYRLGRFQPHMPDVDFRSHESPYPRGDRQAILDVVRDSGKVHFVDTTTRDITQSNSGNRFRLAEDELVGPYLDNCGFFALENGGGAHFHVAMMANMTYPFTEAAEWNRFAPKTLKQLLIRSTNVLGYKPQPRNMMRLTGEMICEHYDVIRCFDFLNHIDNMYPFAEVALSRPDVIFEPSLSLSFAKGFDVPHYLGVLEAILDQVAKAGGMTRAKAEKSIILALKDMAGVCPPRFVKELVTAIRKGYPDLVVDYHRHYTDGLFVPAVGAAALAGAHIVDTAIGASVRWYGQGEVLSTAAYIEGDLGVPVALTKNNKEMIRAANFVLKQIMPYYDRYTAPYFQGIDYDVVDHAMPGGATSSSQEGAMKQGYIHLLPYMLQFLAGTRKIVRYHDVTPGSQITWNTAFLAVTSAYKAGGERAVKDMLEVLEAVAETPDECLTQAARHDRLLLYANCNDAFRNLLLGKFGKMPLGFPPDWVYESAFGPDYKRALATRTEDSPLDALGETDFEAEMVALTKQIGREPTNEEFVLYLNHPGDALKTIEFRKKFGDPNRLPLDVWFEGLEPGEELLFSDSLGKPHHLSILNISRPDASGAATVRYALDSEILSHQVAVAAPQGGSAPQVEMADPKNPFHVGAPVSGDLWVMQVSPNDYVRTGEELFNVSVMKQEKSVAAPMDATVKRVLKSADYTNDRKMVPVREGELLVELAPVGKNCPVCRQPVADDHYKFCPNCGQQV; encoded by the coding sequence ATGATCGCCAAGACGTTTCTGGAAGTCCTTTCCGAAGTGGAAGGAAAGAAGATCCTCGTCGCCAACCGGGGCATTTCCGCGCGGCGTGTTTTGCGTTCCATCCGTGAACGGTTGCGCGCCATCCCGGTACTCACCGTCACCGACGTCGACATGACGTCCCCGGCCACGGCCGGTGCCCACGAGCTGATCACCCTGGGGGCCGACTCGCGGGCCTATCTCGATATCGACGGGATCATCAAGAAAGCCAAGGCCCACGGGGTCGTGGCCATCCATCCCGGCTGGGGCTTCGCCTCGGAGGACGCCGAATTCCCGCGCAAATGCGCCGAGGCCGGCATCATTTTCATCGGCTCCTCGGCCGAGGCCATGCAGAGCCTCGGCAACAAGGTCGACGTGCGCCGGCTGGCCATGGGCCTTGGCATTCCGGTGGTGCCCGGCTCCGAAGGCTCGGTCACCATTCCCGAGGCCCGGGCCATCGCGGCCAAGATCGGCTTCCCCATCATGCTCAAGGCCGAGGGCGGCGGCGGCGGCCGCGGCATCTACGAAATCTATTCCGAGGCCCAGCTCGAATCCGCCTTTTCCAAGGCTTCGGCCATGGCCCAGGCCTCGTTCGGCAATCCGCGCCTTTTCGTGGAAAAGCTCCTCACCTCGGTGCGCCACATCGAGATCCAGGTGGCGGCCGACATGCACGGCAACGTGTTCGCCTTTGACGAACGCGACTGCTCGGTCCAGCGCAACCACCAGAAGCTCGTGGAGATCACCCCCTCGCCCTGGCGGGGCATGACCGACGAACTCAGGCAGCGCCTCAAGGACTATTCCGAGCGGCTGGTGCGCGAGACGGGCTACTATTCCCTGGCCACCGTGGAATTCCTGGTCGACGCCGACGGCGAGCCGTACCTGATCGAGGTCAACACGCGGCTCCAGGTCGAGCACGGCATCACCGAGTGCCGCTACGGCGTGGACCTGGTCGAGGAGCAGATCAACATCGCCTTTGGCGGCAAGCTGCGGTTCAACTGCGGCGACACCCGGCCCTTCCTCCACGCCATGCAGCTTCGCATCAACTGCGAGGACCCCAAGCGCAACTTCACCCCGAACGCGGGGCTCATCGCACGCTACCTCTCGCCCGGCGGCCAGGGCATCCGGCTCGATTCCTGCCTCTCGGCCGGGTACGAGTTCCCGACCCAGTACGATTCGGCCGGGGCGCTCCTCATTTCCTACGGCCGCAACTGGCCCAAGGTCGTGGCCGTCATGGAGCGGGCCCTGCGCGAGTACATCATCGGCGGGCTCAAAACGACCATTCCCTTCCACCGCCAGATCCTGCGCAACGAGGACTTCGTCAAAGGCGAGTTCGACACCAAGTTCATCGCCCAGAATCCGATCCTCCTCGACTATCTCGACGAGGAGCCCGAGGCCCTTCGCCTGTCGTGCCTGGTGGCCGAGATTTCCGCCCGGGGCTACAACCCCCACGTCATGCTCGACCGATACCGCGGCCGCGAGGACTACCGGCTCGGCCGCTTCCAGCCCCACATGCCGGACGTCGACTTCCGCAGCCACGAAAGCCCCTATCCCCGCGGCGACCGGCAGGCCATTCTCGACGTGGTGCGCGACTCGGGCAAGGTCCACTTCGTGGACACCACCACCCGCGACATCACCCAGTCCAACAGCGGCAACCGCTTCCGGCTGGCCGAGGACGAGCTGGTCGGCCCCTACCTCGACAACTGCGGTTTTTTCGCCCTGGAAAACGGCGGCGGGGCCCACTTCCACGTGGCCATGATGGCCAACATGACCTACCCCTTCACCGAGGCGGCGGAGTGGAACCGGTTCGCGCCGAAGACCCTGAAGCAGCTGCTTATCCGCTCGACCAACGTGCTTGGCTACAAGCCCCAGCCGCGCAACATGATGCGGCTGACCGGCGAGATGATCTGCGAGCACTACGACGTTATCCGCTGCTTTGATTTCCTGAACCACATCGACAACATGTACCCCTTTGCCGAGGTGGCCCTGTCACGGCCCGACGTCATTTTCGAGCCGTCCCTCTCCTTGTCCTTTGCCAAGGGCTTTGACGTGCCCCATTACCTTGGCGTCCTGGAGGCCATCCTCGACCAGGTGGCCAAGGCCGGCGGCATGACCCGGGCCAAGGCCGAAAAAAGCATCATCCTGGCCCTCAAGGACATGGCCGGCGTCTGCCCGCCGCGCTTCGTCAAGGAGCTGGTGACGGCCATCCGCAAGGGCTATCCCGACCTTGTCGTCGACTACCACCGCCACTACACGGACGGACTGTTCGTGCCGGCCGTGGGTGCGGCCGCCCTGGCCGGGGCCCATATCGTGGACACGGCCATCGGCGCCTCGGTCCGCTGGTACGGGCAGGGCGAGGTCCTCTCCACGGCCGCCTACATCGAGGGCGACCTCGGCGTGCCGGTGGCCCTGACCAAGAACAACAAGGAAATGATCCGGGCCGCCAACTTCGTCCTGAAGCAGATCATGCCCTACTACGACCGCTACACCGCTCCGTACTTCCAGGGCATTGACTACGATGTGGTGGACCACGCCATGCCGGGCGGGGCCACGTCGTCGTCCCAGGAAGGGGCCATGAAGCAGGGCTACATCCATCTGTTGCCCTACATGCTCCAATTCCTGGCCGGCACGCGCAAGATCGTGCGCTACCACGACGTGACCCCCGGGTCCCAGATCACCTGGAACACGGCCTTTCTGGCCGTGACCAGTGCGTATAAGGCCGGGGGCGAGCGGGCCGTCAAGGACATGCTCGAAGTGCTCGAGGCCGTGGCCGAGACCCCGGACGAGTGTCTGACCCAGGCCGCCCGGCACGACCGGCTGCTCCTTTACGCCAATTGCAACGACGCCTTCAGGAACCTGCTGCTCGGCAAGTTCGGGAAGATGCCCCTTGGCTTTCCGCCGGACTGGGTCTACGAAAGCGCCTTTGGCCCCGACTACAAGCGGGCCCTGGCCACCCGCACCGAGGACTCGCCCCTCGACGCCCTGGGCGAGACCGATTTCGAGGCCGAGATGGTGGCCCTTACCAAGCAGATCGGCCGCGAACCCACCAACGAGGAGTTCGTGCTCTACCTGAACCACCCGGGCGATGCCTTGAAGACCATCGAATTCCGCAAGAAATTCGGCGATCCCAACCGTCTGCCCCTCGACGTCTGGTTCGAGGGCCTGGAACCCGGCGAGGAGCTCCTCTTCTCCGACAGCCTGGGCAAGCCCCACCACCTGTCGATCCTCAATATCTCCCGTCCGGATGCGAGCGGCGCGGCAACCGTGCGCTATGCGCTCGATTCCGAAATCCTGAGCCACCAGGTGGCCGTGGCCGCGCCCCAGGGCGGTTCGGCGCCCCAGGTGGAGATGGCGGACCCGAAAAACCCCTTCCATGTGGGCGCGCCCGTTTCCGGCGACCTGTGGGTCATGCAGGTCAGCCCCAACGACTACGTGCGGACCGGCGAGGAGCTTTTCAACGTCTCGGTCATGAAGCAGGAAAAATCCGTGGCCGCGCCCATGGATGCGACGGTCAAGCGGGTGCTCAAAAGCGCGGATTACACCAACGACCGCAAGATGGTCCCGGTCCGGGAGGGAGAGCTCCTGGTCGAACTGGCCCCCGTGGGCAAGAACTGTCCTGTCTGCCGGCAACCTGTAGCCGACGACCATTACAAGTTTTGCCCGAATTGCGGTCAACAGGTGTAA
- a CDS encoding biotin--[acetyl-CoA-carboxylase] ligase, whose amino-acid sequence MPQNPFAAGGIWLWRSGGPDLAGTLSPASLAAAHPLWAADAARLGPWRTVGLGPEYGPAAGQWDMARGDAGQVADPVLCVGPCGSSLDVARAFAGAGLLPPFATVLALSQTKGRGQMRRDWVSPPGNLYAALAWPEATGDLAVLAPVVAGACLADALHARGFSALVKWPNDLLVKDRKVGGILLEERDGTTLVGVGLNLASAPDPAFLRRDHAAEAARLDLFGEVRGAVTEWAELVKSVQTCYRLCVAVSGSRELSRFLARRLAWMGRDVLVRESGSDAFRARIVGLAEDGGLRLRRRDPGPGQDLTLHNGSVSLL is encoded by the coding sequence ATGCCGCAAAACCCCTTTGCCGCGGGCGGCATATGGCTCTGGCGGTCCGGCGGACCGGACCTGGCCGGGACGTTATCCCCCGCCTCCCTGGCCGCCGCCCACCCTTTGTGGGCGGCCGACGCGGCCCGGCTCGGGCCGTGGCGCACCGTCGGGCTTGGGCCCGAATACGGTCCGGCGGCCGGCCAGTGGGACATGGCCCGGGGCGACGCCGGACAGGTGGCCGATCCGGTTCTGTGCGTGGGGCCGTGCGGGTCGAGCCTGGATGTGGCCCGGGCCTTCGCGGGGGCGGGGCTGCTCCCGCCTTTCGCCACGGTCCTGGCCCTGTCCCAGACGAAGGGGCGTGGGCAGATGCGCCGGGACTGGGTCTCGCCGCCGGGAAATCTCTACGCCGCCCTGGCTTGGCCCGAGGCCACGGGCGATCTGGCTGTCCTGGCCCCGGTGGTGGCCGGGGCCTGCCTGGCCGACGCCTTGCACGCCCGGGGATTTTCCGCCCTGGTCAAATGGCCGAACGATCTTCTGGTCAAAGACCGCAAGGTCGGGGGCATTCTTCTGGAGGAGCGGGACGGGACCACCCTGGTTGGGGTCGGGCTCAACCTGGCAAGCGCCCCGGACCCGGCGTTCCTGCGGCGTGACCACGCGGCCGAGGCCGCCCGCCTCGACCTTTTTGGCGAGGTGCGCGGCGCGGTTACGGAGTGGGCCGAACTTGTGAAGTCCGTCCAAACCTGCTATCGGCTGTGCGTTGCGGTATCGGGCTCGCGGGAGCTGTCCCGTTTTCTGGCGCGCCGCCTGGCCTGGATGGGGCGGGACGTGCTCGTGCGCGAGAGCGGATCGGACGCGTTTCGGGCGAGGATCGTCGGTTTGGCCGAGGACGGGGGACTTCGGCTCAGGCGTCGCGACCCAGGTCCCGGGCAGGATTTGACGCTGCATAACGGGAGCGTATCCCTCCTTTGA
- a CDS encoding HD domain-containing protein, whose protein sequence is MKRYLVGGAVRDILLGRPVVDQDYLIVDATPEAFLRRYRRARQVGKTFPVFMLGSAQYAWPRGDDINEDLLARDLTINAMAMGDSRQIAGRLHFHPLALTDLRDRILRPCGEMSMFDDPLRVYRAARFAASLPDFSPHPELLAQMKAVAACGVLSDIFAERVAQEVRKALDAPKPSRFFALLAETGCLLPWMPELEAARHVPAGPAEHHSGSVFAHMCDMADQLAGKPIAGWMAVCHDLGKTRTPECEWPRHHGHDEAGADVAEELGKRLKLPNRVRESGVAAARFHMKAARYHELRAGTRVDMLTWLHKHELVEPLFEVVRADSGEDVTGLVKRDMKLMLSVHLPGKQRMRGPLSGEKLRNLRCQKLAEMDRKLGEDKEPAGEGLPGDDVSPDRDD, encoded by the coding sequence ATGAAACGTTATCTCGTTGGCGGCGCGGTCCGCGACATCCTTCTTGGCCGGCCGGTAGTGGATCAGGATTACCTCATCGTCGACGCCACGCCCGAAGCGTTCCTGCGAAGGTACCGGAGAGCGCGGCAAGTCGGCAAGACCTTTCCGGTTTTCATGCTCGGCAGCGCCCAGTACGCCTGGCCGCGCGGGGATGACATCAACGAGGACCTGCTGGCCCGGGACCTGACCATAAACGCCATGGCCATGGGCGATTCGCGCCAGATCGCGGGCCGGCTGCACTTCCATCCCCTGGCCCTGACCGACCTGCGGGACCGGATTTTGCGTCCCTGCGGCGAGATGTCCATGTTCGACGACCCGCTGCGGGTCTACCGGGCGGCCCGGTTCGCGGCCTCGCTGCCGGATTTTTCCCCGCACCCGGAACTTCTCGCCCAGATGAAGGCCGTGGCCGCCTGCGGCGTCCTGTCCGACATCTTTGCCGAACGGGTGGCCCAGGAAGTCAGAAAGGCCCTGGATGCGCCGAAGCCCTCGCGGTTTTTCGCGCTTCTGGCCGAAACCGGCTGCCTCCTGCCCTGGATGCCGGAGCTGGAGGCCGCCCGCCATGTGCCGGCCGGGCCGGCCGAGCACCACAGCGGCAGCGTCTTCGCCCACATGTGCGACATGGCCGACCAGCTCGCCGGCAAGCCCATCGCCGGCTGGATGGCCGTGTGCCACGACCTGGGCAAGACGCGCACGCCCGAGTGCGAGTGGCCGCGCCACCACGGCCACGACGAGGCCGGGGCGGACGTGGCCGAGGAACTCGGCAAGCGCCTCAAACTCCCCAACCGCGTGCGCGAGTCGGGCGTGGCCGCGGCCCGGTTCCACATGAAGGCCGCCCGCTACCACGAACTGCGGGCCGGCACCCGGGTGGACATGCTCACCTGGCTGCACAAGCACGAGCTGGTGGAGCCCCTTTTCGAGGTGGTGCGGGCCGACAGCGGCGAGGACGTGACCGGACTCGTCAAGCGGGACATGAAGCTTATGCTCTCGGTCCACCTGCCCGGCAAACAACGGATGCGCGGCCCCCTTTCCGGCGAAAAGCTGCGCAACCTCCGCTGCCAGAAGCTGGCCGAGATGGACAGGAAGCTCGGGGAAGACAAAGAACCGGCCGGGGAAGGACTTCCCGGCGACGACGTTTCCCCGGACCGGGACGACTGA